One genomic region from Bradyrhizobium icense encodes:
- a CDS encoding D-amino-acid transaminase, giving the protein MEQIAYVNGSFVPLSEAKVSILDRGFLFADGIYEVAAVLDGKLIDNASHLARLKRSVGEIELALPETTERIQEIQKELVARNNLVNGMVYLEVTRGADTGRDFAFPKNVKPTLIMFTSTKDIINAPSARTGINVITVPDLRWARRDIKSVALLAQVLAKQAAAVAGAGEAWMIEDGKVTEGGSSSCFILTQDDVIVTRQNGSEILPGCTRKAVVALAEERQLRVEERAFSVEEALAAKEAFVTSASVFVQAVVSIDGKKVADGKPGPMTNRLREIYVEFAKATAV; this is encoded by the coding sequence TTGGAACAGATCGCTTACGTCAACGGCTCATTCGTCCCCCTTTCAGAGGCGAAGGTCTCGATCCTCGACCGCGGCTTCCTGTTTGCCGACGGCATCTATGAAGTTGCAGCCGTGCTCGACGGCAAGCTGATCGACAATGCCTCGCATCTGGCGCGGCTGAAACGCTCGGTCGGCGAGATCGAACTGGCGCTGCCGGAGACGACGGAGCGTATCCAGGAGATCCAGAAGGAGCTGGTCGCGCGCAACAATCTGGTCAACGGCATGGTCTATCTGGAAGTAACGCGAGGCGCCGACACCGGCCGCGACTTCGCGTTTCCGAAGAACGTAAAGCCGACCTTGATCATGTTCACCTCAACCAAGGACATCATCAACGCGCCCTCGGCCAGGACCGGCATCAACGTGATTACGGTGCCCGACCTGCGTTGGGCCCGCCGCGATATCAAGAGCGTCGCGCTACTGGCGCAGGTGCTGGCCAAGCAGGCTGCGGCGGTGGCCGGCGCCGGCGAGGCCTGGATGATCGAGGATGGCAAGGTCACCGAGGGCGGCTCGTCGTCATGCTTTATCCTGACCCAGGATGATGTCATCGTGACGCGGCAGAACGGCAGCGAGATCCTTCCCGGCTGCACCCGCAAAGCCGTGGTCGCGCTGGCTGAAGAGCGCCAGCTTCGCGTGGAGGAGCGCGCCTTCTCGGTCGAGGAGGCGCTGGCCGCCAAGGAAGCCTTCGTCACCAGCGCCAGTGTGTTCGTACAGGCCGTGGTGTCGATCGACGGCAAAAAGGTCGCCGACGGCAAGCCCGGCCCGATGACCAACCGCCTGCGCGAGATCTATGTCGAGTTCGCCAAGGCGACGGCCGTGTGA
- a CDS encoding amino acid ABC transporter ATP-binding protein has protein sequence MIEISHVSKWYGPSFQVLKDCTTSVAKGEVVVVCGPSGSGKSTLIKCVNALEPFQEGQIILDGIKVNDPKTDLPKLRARVGMVFQHFELFPHLRIIENLCLAQEKVLGRSHDEAVAKGEKLLDRVGLQAHATKYPAELSGGQQQRVAIARALAMDPIAMLFDEPTSALDPEMISEVLDVMVDLAHEGMTMMVVTHEMGFASKVAHRVIFMDKGEIVEDALKTDFFGSPRSERAQKFLSKILSH, from the coding sequence ATGATCGAAATCAGCCACGTCAGTAAATGGTACGGGCCGAGTTTCCAGGTGCTGAAGGACTGCACCACCAGCGTCGCCAAGGGCGAGGTGGTGGTGGTATGCGGCCCGTCAGGCTCGGGAAAGTCGACGCTGATCAAATGCGTCAACGCGCTGGAGCCGTTTCAGGAAGGCCAGATCATTCTCGACGGCATCAAGGTCAACGATCCCAAGACCGATTTGCCAAAGCTGCGCGCCCGCGTCGGCATGGTGTTTCAGCATTTCGAGCTGTTTCCGCATCTGCGCATCATCGAAAATCTGTGCCTGGCGCAGGAGAAGGTGCTGGGCCGCTCGCATGACGAGGCCGTGGCGAAGGGTGAGAAGCTGCTCGACCGTGTCGGGCTGCAGGCGCATGCAACCAAGTATCCGGCCGAACTGTCCGGCGGCCAGCAGCAGCGCGTCGCGATTGCGCGGGCGCTGGCGATGGATCCGATCGCGATGCTGTTCGACGAGCCGACCTCGGCGCTCGACCCCGAAATGATCAGCGAGGTGCTCGACGTGATGGTCGACCTTGCCCATGAGGGCATGACCATGATGGTCGTCACCCACGAAATGGGCTTTGCCAGCAAGGTCGCGCATCGCGTGATCTTCATGGACAAGGGCGAGATCGTCGAGGACGCGCTGAAGACGGATTTCTTCGGCAGCCCGCGCAGCGAGCGCGCGCAGAAATTCTTGTCGAAGATCTTGTCGCATTAA
- a CDS encoding amino acid ABC transporter permease, with the protein MFDNLDFDVIRRSLPYLFLDGMTFTLMLTGLSALGGLIFGTLIALMRLSGYKLLGRIAGLYVDFMRSLPLVLVIFWFYFLVPYIGQWLTGASRPIRVGAFTSSLVTFIMFEAAYFSEIMRAGIQSISRGQPAAASALGLTYSQSMRYIVLPQAFRNMLPVLLTQTIVLFQDTSLVYVLSIPDFLGAASKVAQRDGRLVEMYLFAAAVYFVISCVASYGVRRLQARIAIVR; encoded by the coding sequence ATGTTCGACAATCTCGATTTCGATGTCATCCGCCGCTCACTGCCTTATCTGTTTCTCGACGGCATGACCTTCACACTGATGCTGACCGGGTTGTCGGCGCTAGGGGGCTTGATCTTCGGCACGCTGATCGCGCTGATGCGGTTGTCCGGCTACAAGCTGCTCGGCCGCATCGCCGGGCTCTATGTCGACTTCATGCGCTCGCTGCCGCTGGTGCTTGTCATCTTCTGGTTCTACTTCCTGGTGCCCTATATCGGCCAGTGGCTGACGGGTGCGTCGCGGCCCATTCGCGTCGGCGCGTTCACCTCGTCGCTCGTCACCTTCATCATGTTCGAGGCGGCGTATTTCTCCGAAATCATGCGCGCCGGCATCCAGTCGATTTCCAGGGGCCAGCCGGCCGCGGCAAGCGCGCTCGGCCTGACCTACAGCCAGTCCATGCGCTACATCGTGCTGCCGCAAGCGTTCCGGAACATGCTGCCGGTGCTGCTGACTCAGACCATCGTGCTGTTCCAGGACACCTCGTTGGTCTACGTGCTGTCGATCCCGGATTTCCTCGGTGCCGCCAGCAAGGTGGCGCAGCGCGACGGCCGGCTGGTCGAGATGTATCTGTTCGCGGCGGCGGTCTATTTCGTGATTTCCTGTGTCGCGTCCTATGGCGTCCGGCGCCTGCAGGCACGCATTGCTATTGTTCGGTGA
- a CDS encoding amino acid ABC transporter permease, which produces MNYNWNWHIFFEPNPTGAGTYLDMLVSGLLLTIKTALLAWVIALIFGTIIGILRSLPSKTASWIGFGYVEFFRNMPLLVQLFLWFFVLPELLPRGAGLWLKQIPNAPFWTAAIGVGLFMSARVAVQLAAGIASLPRGQKNAATALGLTTAQGYRYVLLPMAFRIIMPPLTSEFLNTVKNTSVAITIGLIELTGQARAMQEFSFQVFEAFTAATVMYLAINIVVVTGMRFLERSLAIPGYITGK; this is translated from the coding sequence GTGAACTATAACTGGAACTGGCACATCTTCTTCGAGCCGAACCCGACAGGGGCGGGCACCTATCTCGACATGCTGGTGTCGGGACTGCTGCTGACCATCAAGACCGCGCTGCTGGCTTGGGTCATAGCGCTGATCTTCGGCACGATCATTGGCATTCTGCGTTCGCTGCCGTCGAAGACCGCGTCCTGGATCGGCTTCGGCTATGTGGAATTCTTCCGCAACATGCCGCTGCTGGTGCAGTTATTCCTCTGGTTCTTCGTGTTGCCGGAGCTGCTTCCGCGCGGCGCGGGGCTGTGGCTGAAGCAGATTCCCAATGCGCCGTTCTGGACGGCGGCGATCGGGGTCGGGTTGTTCATGTCGGCGCGTGTCGCCGTGCAATTGGCCGCAGGCATCGCCTCGCTGCCGCGTGGACAGAAGAATGCCGCGACCGCGCTCGGGCTGACGACGGCGCAGGGCTACCGCTACGTGCTGCTGCCGATGGCGTTCCGCATCATCATGCCGCCGCTCACGTCCGAATTTCTCAATACCGTGAAGAATACATCCGTCGCGATCACCATCGGCCTGATCGAACTGACCGGCCAGGCGCGGGCGATGCAGGAATTCTCGTTCCAGGTGTTCGAGGCCTTCACCGCCGCGACCGTGATGTATCTCGCGATCAACATCGTCGTCGTCACCGGCATGCGCTTCCTCGAACGCAGCCTGGCGATCCCCGGCTACATCACGGGGAAATAG
- a CDS encoding amino acid ABC transporter substrate-binding protein — protein sequence MAQELTGTLKNIKDTGAITLGYRDSSIPFSYLDDNQKPIGYAMDICYKIVDAVKKELKLDKLEVKLNPVTSSTRIPLLANGTIDLECGSTTNNVERQKQISYTNTHFLTASRYVSKKASKINSIDDLKGKSVVSTAGTTNIKQLTEANAARSLNVNIIPAKDHAEAFLMVETDRAVAFVMDDILLASLVAGSKAPNDYVISKDAFSKPEPYGIMLRKDDPAFKKVVDAATAALYTGGEGQKIYDKWFTQKIPPKGLNLNTPISPELKNEFAKPSDSPDPDSYK from the coding sequence ATGGCGCAGGAACTCACCGGGACGCTGAAGAACATCAAGGACACCGGCGCCATCACCCTCGGCTACCGCGACTCGTCGATCCCGTTCTCCTATCTCGACGACAACCAGAAGCCGATCGGCTACGCCATGGACATCTGCTACAAGATCGTCGATGCCGTGAAGAAGGAGCTCAAGCTCGACAAGCTCGAGGTCAAGCTGAACCCGGTGACGTCGTCGACCCGTATCCCGCTGCTCGCCAACGGCACCATCGATCTCGAATGCGGCTCGACCACGAACAATGTCGAACGCCAGAAGCAGATTTCCTACACCAACACCCACTTCCTGACCGCGAGCCGCTACGTTTCCAAGAAGGCGAGCAAGATCAATTCGATCGACGACCTCAAGGGCAAGTCGGTGGTTTCCACCGCCGGCACGACCAATATCAAGCAGCTCACCGAGGCCAACGCGGCGCGCAGCCTCAACGTGAACATCATCCCGGCGAAGGATCACGCCGAGGCGTTCCTGATGGTCGAGACCGACCGCGCGGTGGCCTTCGTGATGGACGACATCCTGCTCGCGAGCCTGGTTGCCGGCTCGAAAGCGCCGAATGATTACGTCATCTCCAAGGATGCGTTCTCCAAGCCCGAGCCCTACGGCATCATGCTGCGCAAGGACGATCCGGCCTTCAAGAAGGTGGTCGATGCGGCAACAGCCGCGCTCTACACCGGCGGCGAGGGCCAAAAGATCTACGACAAGTGGTTCACGCAGAAGATCCCGCCCAAGGGGCTGAACCTCAACACGCCGATCAGCCCCGAGCTGAAGAACGAATTCGCCAAGCCGTCGGACTCGCCGGATCCGGATTCGTATAAGTAA
- a CDS encoding Bug family tripartite tricarboxylate transporter substrate binding protein codes for MFRRSHFAAAIAAFMLISAAAGAQEYPTKPITLIVPWPAGGSTDISMRAIAESASKVLGQPIAVDNKAGGSGTVGPATMAAGAKPDGYTIAQIPITVFRLPLMQEVSWDPAKDFTYIVHLTGYTFGVTTSAESQFKTWKDVVDYAKQNPGKVTYATPGAGTSLHIGMEQIASMADIKLTQVPFKGGAETNAAVLGQHTMLQADSTGWRPLVDAGKLRLLMVWTSARSPNYPNVPTLKELGYPMVYDSPFGIAGPKGMDPKIVAKLHDAFKKALEDPAVVATLAKFDMVPNYKNTEDYKKFVVEVTESERKVVDKLGLAKKTN; via the coding sequence ATGTTCAGACGTAGCCATTTCGCGGCCGCCATTGCTGCCTTCATGCTGATATCCGCAGCCGCCGGCGCGCAAGAATATCCCACCAAGCCGATCACGCTGATCGTCCCCTGGCCGGCGGGCGGTTCGACCGACATCTCGATGCGCGCGATCGCCGAGAGCGCTTCGAAAGTTCTGGGCCAGCCGATCGCCGTCGACAACAAGGCCGGCGGCTCCGGCACTGTCGGGCCTGCCACCATGGCGGCAGGCGCCAAGCCCGACGGTTACACCATCGCGCAGATTCCGATCACGGTGTTTCGGCTGCCGCTGATGCAGGAAGTCTCGTGGGATCCGGCCAAGGACTTCACCTACATCGTTCACCTCACCGGCTACACGTTCGGCGTCACCACGAGCGCCGAGTCGCAATTCAAGACCTGGAAGGATGTGGTCGATTACGCCAAGCAGAATCCCGGCAAGGTGACTTATGCGACGCCGGGCGCCGGCACATCACTGCATATCGGCATGGAGCAGATCGCCTCGATGGCCGACATCAAGCTGACCCAGGTGCCGTTCAAGGGCGGCGCGGAGACCAATGCCGCGGTGCTGGGCCAGCACACCATGCTGCAGGCGGATTCAACCGGCTGGCGGCCGCTGGTTGATGCCGGCAAGCTGCGGCTATTGATGGTATGGACCTCGGCACGCTCGCCGAACTATCCCAACGTGCCGACGCTCAAGGAACTCGGCTATCCCATGGTCTACGACTCCCCGTTCGGCATCGCGGGCCCGAAAGGCATGGACCCGAAGATCGTCGCCAAGCTGCACGACGCCTTCAAGAAGGCGCTGGAAGATCCGGCTGTCGTCGCCACGCTTGCCAAATTCGACATGGTACCGAACTACAAGAACACCGAGGACTACAAGAAGTTCGTCGTCGAGGTCACCGAGTCCGAGCGCAAGGTGGTCGACAAGCTCGGCCTGGCAAAGAAGACGAACTGA
- a CDS encoding tripartite tricarboxylate transporter TctB family protein — protein MSNDSDVKFRLNNSELWGGLIGLALGGFVVWSGLKLKLGTVNDPGAGFVLFYTGILICLFAAAIIIAALTEGGPTFGSRWENTRWTKPVIIIACLIAFAFSLNTFGFLLSSIPLMVLLLRLVDPVRWQITIPIALLVPLGMWWILKRLLLIQLPSGIFEIG, from the coding sequence ATGAGTAACGACAGCGACGTCAAATTCCGCCTCAACAATTCCGAATTGTGGGGCGGGCTGATCGGGCTCGCACTTGGCGGCTTTGTCGTCTGGTCCGGGCTCAAATTGAAGCTCGGCACCGTCAACGATCCCGGCGCGGGATTCGTGCTGTTCTATACCGGCATCCTGATATGCCTGTTCGCCGCCGCGATCATTATCGCGGCTCTGACCGAGGGCGGGCCGACTTTCGGTTCGCGCTGGGAGAACACGCGCTGGACCAAGCCGGTGATCATCATCGCCTGCCTCATCGCGTTCGCGTTTTCGCTCAATACGTTCGGTTTTCTGCTGTCGTCGATCCCCCTGATGGTACTGCTGTTGCGCCTGGTCGATCCGGTGCGCTGGCAGATCACCATTCCGATCGCGCTACTGGTCCCGCTCGGCATGTGGTGGATCCTCAAACGTTTGCTTCTGATCCAGTTGCCTTCCGGCATCTTCGAAATCGGCTGA
- a CDS encoding tripartite tricarboxylate transporter permease encodes MDTLINVAHGFGVALQPVNLIYCFIGVFIGTLVGVLPGIGPISAMSLLLPITLSGTPESGIIMMAGIYYGSMYGGSTTSILVNIPGEAASVVTCIDGHQMAKKGRAGPALGISAFGSFIAGTFALVALMLVAPKLASVAIAFGPAEYFSLMVLGLVVLTFLTQGSMAKALLMACVGVVLGVVGLDSITAQPRLTFGRIELIDGIGLVPVVMGLFGVAEVLLNTEQVIKRDVINTRITHLLPSREDWKVSVGPMSRGTILGFLLGILPGGGAVISSFASYALEKRLSKTPERFGNGAIEGVAGPEAANNAAAGGAFIPLMTLGIPPNVVMALLLGAFVIHGLQPGPLMITQNPGLFWGIIASMYIGNLMLLVLNLPMIGMWVQLLKLPYNILFPLIILFTIIGVYCSSNNVFDVYVMIAFGVIGYFMRKLGYEPAPLVLAFVLGPMLENNLRKSLILSQGDLMTFVERPISAACLLFAVVLLVAPLLPALRKKRELVALDEEA; translated from the coding sequence ATGGACACGCTCATCAACGTCGCGCATGGCTTCGGCGTCGCGCTTCAACCGGTCAACCTGATCTACTGCTTCATCGGCGTCTTCATCGGCACCCTCGTCGGCGTGCTGCCGGGCATCGGCCCGATCTCGGCGATGTCGCTGCTGCTCCCGATCACGCTGTCGGGGACGCCGGAATCCGGCATCATCATGATGGCCGGCATCTATTACGGCTCGATGTATGGCGGCTCGACCACCTCGATCCTGGTCAACATTCCAGGCGAGGCCGCTTCCGTCGTCACCTGCATCGATGGCCACCAAATGGCCAAGAAAGGCCGCGCCGGCCCGGCGCTCGGCATCTCCGCATTCGGCTCGTTCATCGCCGGCACTTTCGCGCTGGTCGCACTGATGCTGGTGGCGCCCAAGCTCGCAAGCGTTGCGATCGCGTTCGGACCGGCCGAGTATTTCAGCCTGATGGTGCTCGGCCTCGTCGTGCTGACCTTCCTGACGCAGGGCTCGATGGCGAAGGCGTTGCTTATGGCCTGCGTCGGCGTCGTGCTCGGCGTGGTTGGGCTCGACAGCATCACCGCGCAGCCGCGCCTGACCTTCGGCCGGATAGAGTTGATCGACGGCATCGGCCTCGTTCCCGTGGTGATGGGCCTGTTCGGCGTCGCCGAGGTGCTGCTCAACACCGAGCAGGTCATCAAACGCGACGTCATCAACACCAGGATCACGCATCTGTTGCCGAGCCGGGAGGACTGGAAAGTCAGTGTCGGCCCGATGTCGCGCGGGACGATTCTCGGATTCCTCCTCGGCATCCTGCCGGGCGGCGGCGCGGTGATCTCCTCCTTTGCGTCCTATGCGCTGGAAAAGCGGCTATCGAAGACGCCGGAGCGGTTCGGCAATGGCGCCATCGAGGGCGTAGCCGGCCCCGAGGCCGCCAACAATGCCGCGGCCGGCGGCGCCTTCATTCCGCTGATGACGCTTGGCATTCCACCGAATGTGGTGATGGCGCTGTTGCTCGGCGCGTTCGTCATTCACGGCCTGCAGCCGGGTCCGCTGATGATCACGCAGAACCCAGGTCTGTTCTGGGGCATCATCGCCAGCATGTATATCGGCAACCTGATGCTGCTGGTGCTTAACCTGCCGATGATCGGCATGTGGGTCCAGCTCCTCAAGCTGCCCTACAACATCCTGTTCCCGCTGATCATCCTGTTCACGATCATCGGCGTCTATTGCTCCAGCAACAACGTGTTCGACGTCTATGTGATGATCGCGTTCGGCGTGATCGGCTATTTCATGCGCAAGCTCGGCTACGAGCCGGCGCCGCTGGTGCTGGCCTTCGTGCTCGGACCGATGCTGGAGAACAATCTGCGCAAGTCGCTGATCCTCTCCCAGGGCGATCTGATGACCTTCGTCGAGCGGCCGATCTCGGCCGCCTGCCTGCTGTTCGCGGTCGTGCTGCTGGTCGCGCCGTTGCTGCCGGCGCTGCGCAAGAAGCGAGAGCTGGTCGCGCTGGATGAAGAGGCCTAG
- a CDS encoding M20 family metallopeptidase, producing the protein MADRADAIARVREHLHSGAFLAELGRRVGFRTESQNPGSGEALRAYLVDDLQPAFAALGFSTRLIESPTGKGPYLLADYREDASLPTVLTYGHGDVVDGMEGEWRDNLDPWQVTTKGARVYGRGTADNKGQHSINLAALRAVRETRGGKLGFNAKFIIETGEEIGSPDLRQVCEAHRDALKADLFLASDGPRLSADRPTIFLGCRGGNRIHLDVNLREGGHHSGNWGGVLANPATILCNAIASLVDGKGRMKLDALKPPRISNAVRAALADVKVEPTADEPALAPDWGEEGLSPAERLFAWNTLEVLAMSSGSIEKPANAIPGRANAVLQLRFVVGTKYEEVIDAVRTHLHANGFPMVEVSGTQRFAASRTDVDSPWVDWTANSIRQTTGKAPAILPNFGGSLPNDVFAEGLGLPTIWVPHSYPGCSQHAPDEHILLPVTEEALAIMAGLFWDLGERPPGTGVRR; encoded by the coding sequence ATGGCTGATAGAGCCGACGCGATTGCGCGGGTACGCGAGCATCTTCATTCCGGCGCGTTTCTCGCCGAGCTCGGCCGCCGAGTAGGATTTCGGACCGAAAGCCAGAATCCCGGCAGCGGCGAGGCATTGCGCGCCTATCTCGTCGACGACCTCCAGCCGGCCTTCGCCGCGCTCGGTTTCTCCACCCGCCTGATCGAATCGCCGACCGGTAAGGGCCCGTATCTGCTGGCGGACTATCGCGAGGACGCCTCGCTGCCGACCGTGCTCACCTACGGCCACGGCGACGTGGTGGACGGCATGGAGGGCGAATGGCGCGACAATCTCGATCCGTGGCAGGTCACGACCAAGGGGGCGCGCGTCTACGGCCGCGGCACCGCCGACAACAAGGGGCAGCACAGCATCAACCTTGCGGCATTGCGCGCCGTGCGCGAGACCCGTGGCGGCAAGCTCGGCTTCAACGCCAAATTCATCATCGAGACCGGCGAGGAGATCGGCTCGCCCGATCTGCGGCAGGTGTGCGAAGCCCATCGCGATGCGCTGAAAGCCGATCTGTTCCTGGCGTCCGACGGGCCGCGGCTCTCGGCCGATCGGCCCACGATTTTTCTTGGCTGCCGTGGCGGCAACCGCATCCATCTCGATGTCAACTTGCGCGAAGGCGGCCACCATTCGGGCAATTGGGGCGGCGTGCTCGCCAATCCCGCGACGATCCTTTGCAATGCCATCGCCAGTCTCGTCGACGGCAAGGGGCGGATGAAGCTCGATGCGCTCAAGCCGCCACGGATCTCGAACGCCGTCCGCGCGGCGCTTGCCGATGTGAAGGTCGAGCCGACCGCGGACGAGCCGGCGCTGGCGCCTGACTGGGGCGAGGAGGGGTTATCGCCGGCGGAGCGGCTGTTTGCCTGGAATACGCTGGAAGTGCTGGCGATGTCGTCGGGCAGTATCGAGAAGCCGGCCAACGCGATTCCCGGACGCGCCAATGCCGTGCTGCAGCTCCGCTTCGTCGTTGGCACCAAGTATGAAGAGGTCATCGACGCCGTGCGCACGCACCTGCACGCCAATGGCTTTCCCATGGTGGAAGTCAGCGGCACGCAGCGTTTCGCCGCATCGCGCACCGACGTCGACAGCCCCTGGGTGGATTGGACTGCGAACTCGATTCGGCAGACCACCGGCAAGGCTCCGGCGATCCTGCCGAATTTCGGCGGCTCGCTGCCCAACGACGTGTTCGCCGAAGGGTTGGGTTTGCCGACGATCTGGGTGCCGCATTCCTATCCCGGCTGTTCTCAGCATGCGCCGGACGAGCACATTCTGCTGCCGGTGACTGAGGAGGCGCTGGCGATCATGGCGGGCCTGTTCTGGGACCTCGGCGAAAGGCCGCCAGGTACGGGCGTGCGGCGCTAG
- a CDS encoding LLM class flavin-dependent oxidoreductase, whose amino-acid sequence MTKQIRLNAFAMNCVAHQSPGLWTHPRDRTLDYNRLPYWLDLAKALERGRFDGLFLADVLGVYDVFGNSPDAALRNAAQTPANEPLMLIPAMAAVTQNLGFGVTSNLSFEPPYPFARRMSTLDHLTDGRVGWNVVTGYLDSAARGAGKDRQTAHDDRYDIADEYMELVYKLWEGSWEDDAVLRDRARGIFADPSKVHRIVHEGTNYKLNAIHLSEPSPQRTPVLYQAGTSPRGRKFAAQHAECVFMSGPSAKIIGPRVAAIRALAQEIGRNPAEILMFSMMTIILGRTEAEAKAKYADYRAHIATEGALALMSGWMGVDFSTYDLDQKVRHVQNDAGRTALDNVTRADPDRVWTVREVVEHVGIGGAGPVVVGTPEKVADDIEAWFEQTDVDGLNVAFATSPGDFEDIADMLVPELTKRGRYKSEYAKGTLREKLFGTGSARLTEQHPASRYRHAGKGG is encoded by the coding sequence ATGACAAAACAAATCCGGCTCAATGCCTTCGCCATGAACTGCGTGGCGCATCAATCGCCGGGGCTCTGGACCCATCCGCGCGACCGCACGCTGGACTACAACCGCCTGCCCTATTGGCTCGATCTGGCGAAAGCGCTGGAGCGCGGCCGGTTCGACGGGCTGTTTCTTGCCGATGTGCTTGGCGTCTACGACGTGTTCGGAAACAGCCCGGACGCCGCGTTGCGCAATGCCGCGCAGACGCCGGCCAACGAGCCGCTGATGCTGATTCCGGCGATGGCGGCGGTGACGCAGAATCTCGGCTTCGGAGTCACCAGCAATCTCTCTTTCGAGCCGCCCTACCCGTTTGCGCGGAGAATGTCGACGCTCGATCATCTCACGGATGGCCGCGTCGGCTGGAACGTGGTGACCGGTTATCTGGACAGCGCGGCCCGCGGCGCCGGCAAGGATCGGCAGACCGCGCATGACGACCGCTACGACATTGCCGATGAATATATGGAGCTGGTCTACAAGCTCTGGGAAGGAAGCTGGGAGGACGACGCCGTGCTGCGCGATCGCGCGCGCGGCATCTTTGCCGATCCGTCGAAAGTGCATCGGATCGTGCATGAAGGTACCAACTACAAGCTCAACGCAATCCACCTGAGCGAGCCGTCGCCGCAGCGGACGCCGGTGCTGTACCAGGCCGGTACATCCCCGCGCGGTCGAAAATTCGCCGCCCAACATGCCGAATGCGTGTTCATGTCGGGTCCATCTGCAAAGATCATCGGGCCGCGCGTGGCGGCAATCCGCGCGCTGGCGCAGGAGATTGGACGCAACCCGGCGGAAATCCTGATGTTCTCGATGATGACGATCATTCTCGGTCGCACCGAGGCGGAAGCAAAAGCGAAATACGCCGATTATCGGGCGCACATCGCGACTGAGGGTGCGCTGGCCTTGATGTCAGGCTGGATGGGCGTCGATTTCTCGACCTACGACCTCGACCAGAAAGTGCGCCATGTCCAGAACGACGCCGGCCGCACCGCGCTCGACAACGTCACCCGCGCCGATCCGGACAGGGTCTGGACCGTGCGCGAAGTCGTCGAGCATGTCGGCATCGGCGGCGCCGGGCCGGTCGTGGTCGGCACGCCCGAGAAGGTTGCCGACGATATCGAGGCCTGGTTCGAGCAGACCGACGTCGACGGCCTCAACGTCGCGTTCGCCACCTCGCCCGGCGACTTCGAGGATATCGCCGACATGCTGGTGCCGGAACTGACAAAGCGCGGCCGGTACAAGAGCGAATATGCGAAGGGAACGCTGCGCGAGAAGCTGTTCGGCACAGGCAGCGCGCGGCTGACGGAGCAGCATCCGGCGAGTCGGTATCGGCATGCAGGCAAAGGCGGCTGA